Proteins from one Telopea speciosissima isolate NSW1024214 ecotype Mountain lineage chromosome 1, Tspe_v1, whole genome shotgun sequence genomic window:
- the LOC122649594 gene encoding G-type lectin S-receptor-like serine/threonine-protein kinase At2g19130: protein MGAAKFFHSLLFLFLCFSLNTHLSNGAAGTLSVGESISGNQTIVSEGAGSFELGFFSSGNNSQNYYIGIWYTQISPITTVWVANRDKPISDKYSSQLKLLEDGNLVIIDSSKTLIWSTNLTSTSSNSTEVTLLNSGNLVLRNVLNSSDLIWESFNYPTDTWLPGGKIGLNKLTNESQRLISWKSSEDPAPGLFSLELDPAGTSQYFIVWNESVKYWTSGTWNGKIFSLVPEMTSNYVYNFTYVTNQNENYFTYSLYNSSSLITRFVMDLKGQINQLTWLEGVGWNLFWAQPREKCGVYALCGAFGTCNAQSSIPCTCLQGFNPRYQTDYSNLSDWSGGCVRDIQLQCVNNASVNGEKDGFQMMSNVKLPINDLPVAVGSAQACELTCLNNCSCNAYAYNSSGCFAWEGDLMNLEQLSAGDTGGQDLYLKLAGAGGNKQGLATGAIVGVVSGVLAAALLGFLVVLIWKRQRRKLDGPSKAVEGYMVAFSYKDLQIATKNFSEKLGEGGFGSVFKGTLPDSTVVAVKKLEALNQGEKQFRTEVSTIGTIQHVNLVRLRGFCSQGTNRLLVYDFMPKSSLDSHLFNGEKGSEVLDWKTRYQIALGTARGLAYLHEKCRECIIHCDIKPENILLDAEFCPKVADFGLAKLVGREFSRVLTTMRGTRGYLAPEWLSGVAITTKADVYSYGMMLFELISGRRNSGNSDHGEKVGFFPTWAASKINEDGEILSILDYRLEGNADLTELIRTCKVASWCIQDDEVDRPSMGLMVQMLEGMVEVSPPPIPRTLRVLEENHEHIVFFSELSSKQSSQTRSTIPSTSSQIRDTTESKNSINC from the coding sequence ATGGGTGCGGCGAAGTTCTTccactctcttctctttctgtttctctgctTCTCTCTCAATACCCACCTCTCAAATGGAGCTGCAGGCACTCTCTCTGTTGGTGAATCTATTTCTGGAAATCAAACCATAGTCTCTGAAGGAGCAGGGAGCtttgaattgggttttttttcttcaggtAATAACTCTCAGAACTACTACATCGGTATCTGGTACACACAGATATCTCCGATAACCACCGTTTGGGTGGCAAACAGAGATAAACCAATCTCTGATAAGTATTCCTCACAACTGAAGCTGTTAGAGGATGGAAACCTAGTCATCATCGATTCATCGAAAACCCTTATCTGGTCGACAAATTTGACCTCCACATCTTCGAATTCTACTGAGGTAACACTTCTTAATTCTGGAAATCTTGTTTTGAGAAATGTTTTGAATTCCTCTGATTTGATATGGGAGAGCTTTAATTATCCTACGGACACTTGGTTGCCGGGTGGAAAGATTGGGCTTAACAAACTCACCAATGAATCACAACGCCTCATTTCATGGAAGAGTTCAGAGGATCCAGCACCGGGGCTCTTCTCTCTCGAGCTAGACCCTGCTGGAACCAGTCAGTATTTTATAGTTTGGAATGAATCTGTGAAATACTGGACGAGTGGGACTTGGAATGGTAAGATTTTCAGCTTAGTTCCTGAGATGACAAGTAACTATGTCTACAATTTCACATATGTTACGAACCAGAACGAGAATTATTTCACTTATAGTTTATATAATTCCTCCTCTTTGATCACTAGATTTGTCATGGATTTGAAGGGGCAGATCAATCAACTTACTTGGTTGGAAGGTGTTGGTTGGAATTTATTTTGGGCTCAACCGAGAGAAAAATGCGGTGTTTATGCTCTTTGTGGGGCTTTCGGTACCTGCAATGCGCAATCTTCGATTCCCTGTACATGTTTGCAAGGTTTCAATCCACGTTACCAAACAGACTACTCAAATTTGAGTGATTGGTCTGGTGGGTGCGTGAGGGATATCCAACTACAATGTGTGAATAATGCTTCTGTAAATGGGGAGAAAGATGGGTTTCAAATGATGTCCAATGTGAAGTTGCCCATAAATGATCTACCTGTGGCAGTTGGGAGTGCCCAAGCCTGTGAATTGACTTGCTTGAACAACTGTTCTTGTAATGCTTATGCGTATAACTCCAGTGGCTGCTTTGCATGGGAAGGAGATCTCATGAATCTGGAACAGCTCTCAGCTGGCGACACTGGTGGACAAGACCTATATCTCAAACTTGCTGGCGCTGGAGGTAACAAGCAGGGATTAGCTACTGGTGCTATTGTGGGCGTTGTTTCAGGGGTTCTAGCAGCAGCCCTCTTGGGTTTTCTGGTGGTGCTAATATGGAAAAGGCAGAGGAGGAAATTAGACGGACCTTCCAAGGCAGTTGAGGGTTATATGGTTGCATTTTCATACAAAGATTTGCAGATTGCAACCAAGAACTTCTCTGAAAAGCTGGGGGAAGGAGGATTTGGTTCTGTTTTTAAAGGGACTTTGCCTGACTCAACTGTTGTAGCTGTGAAGAAGCTTGAAGCCCTCAACCAAGGAGAGAAGCAGTTCCGAACTGAAGTAAGTACGATTGGGACAATTCAACATGTTAATCTTGTTCGTCTCCGTGGCTTTTGCTCTCAAGGTACTAATAGGTTGCTGGTCTACGATTTTATGCCGAAGAGCTCTTTAGATTCCCATTTGTTTAATGGAGAAAAGGGCTCTGAGGTTTTAGACTGGAAAACGAGATACCAAATTGCACTTGGGACAGCTAGAGGATTAGCTTATCTTCATGAGAAGTGCAGAGAATGCATCATACACTGTGACATCAAACCTGAGAACATTCTTTTAGATGCTGAATTCTGTCCCAAAGTGGCTGACTTTGGCCTGGCAAAACTTGTTGGTCGGGAATTCAGTCGGGTTCTGACAACCATGAGAGGGACTAGAGGATACCTCGCACCCGAGTGGCTTTCGGGTGTGGCCATCACAACCAAGGCGGATGTTTACAGCTACGGTATGATGCTCTTTGAGCTTATTTCGGGGAGGAGAAATTCAGGCAACTCTGATCATGGTGAGAAGGTTGGGTTCTTTCCTACTTGGGCAGCAAGCAAAATCAATGAAGATGGAGAAATCCTCAGCATTTTGGACTACAGGTTAGAAGGTAATGCTGATCTGACAGAACTCATTAGAACTTGTAAAGTTGCTTCTTGGTGCATCCAAGATGACGAAGTTGATAGACCATCAATGGGTCTGATGGTTCAGATGCTTGAGGGGATGGTGGAGGTTAGCCCACCTCCCATTCCTAGAACTCTTCGAGTTCTTGAGGAGAACCATGAGCACATAGTTTTCTTCTCTGAGCTATCCTCAAAACAGAGTTCACAAACACGGAGTACCATCCCCAGTACTTCATCTCAGATTAGGGACACTACGGAATCCAAAAATTCCATCAATTGCTGA